The proteins below are encoded in one region of Styela clava chromosome 4, kaStyClav1.hap1.2, whole genome shotgun sequence:
- the LOC120327198 gene encoding uncharacterized protein LOC120327198 has translation MANITDRTRTVIFEDGEKTTLYSDTFNMVEEKNNSGNTTELVLGIPLERKILYQSVAITLSVMVVYVTFALLQYNWVKSGCRQEQERRSSSMKQKGPKESGGTSDSSNSNSQNSCRSKTSSARNSRILRNMCVTGSVLVLIRLLAEQIEILPSSESRLDCRDYQIAMVVTYALAVTVLYGILWYRVRVFLSHPAMRHLGSRVLTVILFIVLIVIILASGVNMAMFLVTTISVDQEGGCQTVSPGDVLSNSARFGILTVCTVVSQASLLGLFLYPLVRHSATMQAAKINTPQVQRKENESVRANRTMSFKSTLSPGTLTRKWRSRNSSKRKKREQALLKIIRRVMITAIVCALSDIFCGLIVRLVVEEPRVVTNLIFDVNIVINLACVLMSFKDWRVRLFPCCVKSQKSKKGDKSDKRPASDKEPYIPQHPTSSPPIFSSRDSTGSGVCRTSESGINSVSPRAVSQDGRCYRYSNDVSLSEDYIRPV, from the exons ATGGCTAATATTACCGACCGTACCCGAACTGTGATATTTGAAGATGGCGAGAAAACCACGTTATATTCTGACACATTCAACAtggttgaagaaaaaaataacagtGGAAATACAACAGAACTTGTATTGGGAATACCATTGGAACGAAAAATATTATACCAGTCAGTTGCAATAACATTATCAGTTATGGTTGTTTATGTGACTTTTGCATTGCTTCAATACAACTGGGTAAAATCAGGGTGTCGACAAGAACAGGAGCGACGGTCATCGTCTATGAAGCAGAAGGGCCCAAAGGAATCTGGCGGGACTTCAGACTCGTCGAATTCAAATTCTCAAAACTCGTGTCGTTCAAAAACATCATCAGCCAGGAATTCAAGAATTTTACGAAACATGTGCGTTACAGGCTCTGTTCTTGTTCTAATCCGTCTCCTTGCAGAACAGATCGAGATCTTGCCCAGCAGCGAATCAAGACTGGACTGCAGAGATTACCag ATTGCGATGGTGGTAACCTACGCATTGGCAGTTACCGTATTGTATGGGATCTTATGGTACAGAGTCAGAGTTTTTCTCTCACATCCCGCCATGCGCCATCTTGGATCCAGAGTTTTGACTGTTATTTTGTTCATCGTATTGATCGTCATCATACTCGCATCGGGAGTGAACATGGCGATGTTTTTGGTAACTACAATTTCAGTCGATCAGGAAGGTGGTTGTCAAACTGTTTCACCGGGTGATGTTTTATCCAACAGCGCACGATTTGGAATTCTGACTGTGTGCACCGTCGTTTCTCAGGCGTCTCTGTTGGGCCTGTTTCTTTATCCTCTGGTGAGACACAGTGCTACAATGCAGGCAGCTAAAATAAACACTCCACAAGTACAACGTAAGGAAAATGAAAGTGTTAGAGCAAATCGTACAATGTCATTCAAGTCAACATTGAGTCCCGGTACGTTAACAAGAAAATGGAGAAGtagaaacagcagcaaaagaaAGAAGCGTGAACAAGCACTTCTAAAAATTATCCGGCGTGTCATGATTACGGCTATTGTTTGCGCTCTTTCAGACATTTTCTGTGGTCTTATTGTGAGACTCGTTGTCGAAGAACCTCGTGTTGTAACCAATCTCATATTTGATGTAAATATTGTGATCAATCTAGCCTGTGTTCTTATGTCATTCAAAGATTGGAGAGTTAGACTCTTCCCTTGCTGTGTTAAATCACAGAAATCGAAGAAGGGCGACAAGTCTGACAAACGCCCTGCTTCCGACAAAGAACCTTACATCCCACAACATCCTACATCTTCTCCGCCAATCTTTTCATCAAGAGATTCAACAGGTTCAGGTGTTTGTAGAACTTCCGAATCTGGCATCAATTCTGTATCTCCAAGAGCTGTCAGTCAAGATGGGAGATGCTACCGGTACTCTAATGACGTGAGCTTGAGCGAAGATTATATAAGACCTGTTTGA
- the LOC120327216 gene encoding L-serine dehydratase/L-threonine deaminase-like, with product MMLHIKSPYKKSSSLSNCCGLNVYIKLDNVQPSGSFKMRGIGHLCSKFAETGASKFVCSSGGNAGLAAAYAARELGKPCQIFTPESTPKFIVQNLRDYGAEVIVEGEAWDESNTRAKKEAEKPGCVYVSPFDHPDIWEGNSTIIDEIKEDVDRCSSLPKPDLIICVCGGGGLLCGIVHGLKKHSWNDIPVLVVETEGASSLYQSVKADKLVTLPAITSIAKTLGAKTVGKQTFEVTKTHKVVSHIVSDADAVKAIALFLDDERILVEPSCAAALAAVYNGTLKKLIESGELPSNIKNVAIEICGGSGIKLDMLEKWKKEFSV from the coding sequence ATGATGTTGCATATAAAGTCACCTTATAAAAAAAGTTCAAGTttatcaaattgttgtggaTTGAATGTCTACATAAAACTAGACAATGTACAACCAAGTGGATCTTTTAAAATGCGAGGAATTGGTCATTTATGTTCTAAATTTGCCGAAACAGGAGCTTCGAAATTTGTTTGTTCGTCTGGTGGAAACGCAGGACTAGCTGCTGCCTACGCAGCTCGGGAACTCGGAAAACCTTGTCAAATTTTTACCCCTGAATCAACACCaaaatttattgttcaaaatttgaggGACTATGGAGCTGAAGTGATAGTTGAAGGGGAAGCATGGGATGAGTCTAATACTCGAGCAAAAAAAGAAGCAGAAAAACCTGGTTGTGTTTATGTATCACCTTTCGATCATCCTGATATTTGGGAAGGAAATTCAACGattattgatgaaataaaagaaGATGTGGATAGATGTTCCTCCCTTCCAAAACCTGACTTGATTATATGCGTCTGCGGCGGCGGTGGTCTACTCTGTGGAATTGTTCATGGATTAAAAAAACATAGTTGGAATGATATTCCCGTTTTGGTTGTTGAAACTGAAGGTGCTTCTAGTTTGTACCAATCAGTAAAAGCAGATAAACTTGTTACTCTTCCTGCTATTACAAGTATAGCTAAGACTCTTGGTGCAAAAACAGTGGGAAAACAGACTTTTGAAGTTACAAAAACACATAAAGTTGTGTCACATATTGTATCTGATGCAGATGCTGTAAAGGCAATTGCTCTTTTTCTGGATGATGAACGAATTTTAGTGGAACCGTCGTGTGCCGCAGCTTTAGCTGCCGTGTATAACggaactttgaaaaaattaatcgAATCTGGTGAACTTCCAtccaatattaaaaatgttgccATCGAAATATGTGGAGGCAGTGGTATAAAATTAGATATGCTAGAAAAGTGGAAAAAAGAGTTTTCTGTGTAG